The Papaver somniferum cultivar HN1 chromosome 3, ASM357369v1, whole genome shotgun sequence genome includes a region encoding these proteins:
- the LOC113358768 gene encoding uncharacterized protein LOC113358768 isoform X1: MLESAGPVYVQSLKELGRSCFLISDESISDLPELLKDFLGKWRLMDDEGQQYVLANAENSNGAYLKGFDGRCVLESAKYLEVAEISVTLVGKVLNDTDHAIAWVEQADLPAGNRQDLLRRLCSLYSLKATKSSQDVETPMYETHTDSGQDTISGVEQASSVTSKVSPSLNGRDSVNKESILKLSKRVEPCFWWFRTVTLKFGDARLVISHGKIVLWGSFVLFIFYVLRKKQATLKG; the protein is encoded by the exons ATGTTGGAATCAGCTGGGCCGGTATATGTTCAATCTCTTAAAGAGTTGGGAAG GTCATGCTTTCTGATATCAGATGAATCAATTTCTGACCTTCCTGAATTGCTCAAAGACTTTCTTGGAAAGTGGAGGTTGATGGATGATGAGGGTCAGCAGTATGTTCTTGCTAATGCGGAAAACTCAAATGGGGCTTATTTAAAAGGATTTGATGGCCGTTGTGTCCTGGAGAGTGCAAAGTACTTGGAGGTTGCGGAGATCTCTGTAACACTTGTTGGGAAGGTTTTAAATGATACTGATCATGCAATTGCTTGGGTGGAGCAAGCCGACTTGCCCGCAGGAAATCGTCAA GATCTTCTGAGGAGATTATgttctttatattctctaaaaGCTACCAAGTCATCCCAAGATGTGGAAACACCCATGTACGAGACACACACTGATTCTGGCCAAGATACCATATCTGGAGTTGAACAAGCGTCATCAGTAACATCAAAAGTTTCCCCCTCACTTAATGGCAGGGACAGTGTTAATAAAGAATCCATTTTAAAACTAAGCAAACGAGTAGAACCTTGTTTCTGGTGGTTCCGTACTGTCACTCTGAAATTTGGCGATGCTCGGTTGGTCATTTCTCATGGAAAAATTGTGCTCTGGGGTTCATTTGTCTTATTCATATTTTATGTTCTTCGGAAGAAACAAGCTACTTTAAAAGGGTAA
- the LOC113358768 gene encoding uncharacterized protein LOC113358768 isoform X2 gives MHLLFLGRSCFLISDESISDLPELLKDFLGKWRLMDDEGQQYVLANAENSNGAYLKGFDGRCVLESAKYLEVAEISVTLVGKVLNDTDHAIAWVEQADLPAGNRQDLLRRLCSLYSLKATKSSQDVETPMYETHTDSGQDTISGVEQASSVTSKVSPSLNGRDSVNKESILKLSKRVEPCFWWFRTVTLKFGDARLVISHGKIVLWGSFVLFIFYVLRKKQATLKG, from the exons ATGCATTTATTGTTTTTGGGCAGGTCATGCTTTCTGATATCAGATGAATCAATTTCTGACCTTCCTGAATTGCTCAAAGACTTTCTTGGAAAGTGGAGGTTGATGGATGATGAGGGTCAGCAGTATGTTCTTGCTAATGCGGAAAACTCAAATGGGGCTTATTTAAAAGGATTTGATGGCCGTTGTGTCCTGGAGAGTGCAAAGTACTTGGAGGTTGCGGAGATCTCTGTAACACTTGTTGGGAAGGTTTTAAATGATACTGATCATGCAATTGCTTGGGTGGAGCAAGCCGACTTGCCCGCAGGAAATCGTCAA GATCTTCTGAGGAGATTATgttctttatattctctaaaaGCTACCAAGTCATCCCAAGATGTGGAAACACCCATGTACGAGACACACACTGATTCTGGCCAAGATACCATATCTGGAGTTGAACAAGCGTCATCAGTAACATCAAAAGTTTCCCCCTCACTTAATGGCAGGGACAGTGTTAATAAAGAATCCATTTTAAAACTAAGCAAACGAGTAGAACCTTGTTTCTGGTGGTTCCGTACTGTCACTCTGAAATTTGGCGATGCTCGGTTGGTCATTTCTCATGGAAAAATTGTGCTCTGGGGTTCATTTGTCTTATTCATATTTTATGTTCTTCGGAAGAAACAAGCTACTTTAAAAGGGTAA
- the LOC113358768 gene encoding uncharacterized protein LOC113358768 isoform X6, translated as MDDEGQQYVLANAENSNGAYLKGFDGRCVLESAKYLEVAEISVTLVGKVLNDTDHAIAWVEQADLPAGNRQDLLRRLCSLYSLKATKSSQDVETPMYETHTDSGQDTISGVEQASSVTSKVSPSLNGRDSVNKESILKLSKRVEPCFWWFRTVTLKFGDARLVISHGKIVLWGSFVLFIFYVLRKKQATLKG; from the exons ATGGATGATGAGGGTCAGCAGTATGTTCTTGCTAATGCGGAAAACTCAAATGGGGCTTATTTAAAAGGATTTGATGGCCGTTGTGTCCTGGAGAGTGCAAAGTACTTGGAGGTTGCGGAGATCTCTGTAACACTTGTTGGGAAGGTTTTAAATGATACTGATCATGCAATTGCTTGGGTGGAGCAAGCCGACTTGCCCGCAGGAAATCGTCAA GATCTTCTGAGGAGATTATgttctttatattctctaaaaGCTACCAAGTCATCCCAAGATGTGGAAACACCCATGTACGAGACACACACTGATTCTGGCCAAGATACCATATCTGGAGTTGAACAAGCGTCATCAGTAACATCAAAAGTTTCCCCCTCACTTAATGGCAGGGACAGTGTTAATAAAGAATCCATTTTAAAACTAAGCAAACGAGTAGAACCTTGTTTCTGGTGGTTCCGTACTGTCACTCTGAAATTTGGCGATGCTCGGTTGGTCATTTCTCATGGAAAAATTGTGCTCTGGGGTTCATTTGTCTTATTCATATTTTATGTTCTTCGGAAGAAACAAGCTACTTTAAAAGGGTAA